GCGGCGGCGGTGACCATGGGGCCGGTGACGGCCTCGGCCTCTCCGCCGGCCAGTTCGAGCAGGGCGGTGGCCCGCTGCGGCTCCTGGCGGGCGGCGGCCCGGGCGAAGCGGACCAGGGCGCTGCCGCTGGCGTACTGCTCGATGCAGCCGAGCCGGCCGCAGCCGCACTGGTGCCCGTCCGGGACGGTGAGCATGTGGCCCAGCTCGGCGGCGATGCCGTTGGCGCCGCGGACCAGCTCGCCGCCGAGCACGATGCCGCCGCCGACGCCGGTGCCGATGGTGAACATGACCATCGAGTCCTCGGCGTCGCGGGCCGCGCCGTAGCGGAACTCCGCCCAGGCGGCGACGTTGCCGTCGTTCTCCACGATCGCCGGCAGGCCGGTGGCGGCGCTGACGTACTCGCGCAGCGGCTCGTCCCGCCAGGCCAGGTTGGGGGCGAAGAGCACGGTGGAGCGGGAGGCGTCGATCCAACCGGCCGCGCCGATGCCGACCGCGTCGACCCGGTACCCGGCGGCGAGCTCGGTGACCAGCTCGATGATGACGTCACGGGTCTTGCCGACGTCGTCCGCGGGGGTGTCCCGTCGGGCCTGCACGAGAACCTTGCCGGTGTCGTCCACGACACCGCCGGCCACCTTCGTGCCACCGACGTCGACTCCGATGGTCAGCGTCACCGCTGCCAC
This genomic interval from Micromonospora coxensis contains the following:
- a CDS encoding ROK family glucokinase; the encoded protein is MTLTIGVDVGGTKVAGGVVDDTGKVLVQARRDTPADDVGKTRDVIIELVTELAAGYRVDAVGIGAAGWIDASRSTVLFAPNLAWRDEPLREYVSAATGLPAIVENDGNVAAWAEFRYGAARDAEDSMVMFTIGTGVGGGIVLGGELVRGANGIAAELGHMLTVPDGHQCGCGRLGCIEQYASGSALVRFARAAARQEPQRATALLELAGGEAEAVTGPMVTAAAQAGDPVSTEAFAQVGRWLGTSLADMAQILDPQVLVVGGGVIEAGDLLLGPTRRSFNDALAQRSRLPVAEVRPAELGNSAGVIGAADLARRL